The genomic segment TATTGAGGGCAATCATTTGCCAGGGCAATACACTTTTCAGCGTTAACGCTTTGGACGCAAACCCAGACCATAGAGGAATACCGGAGATGGAGCAACTGGCCATCACCAATACCAGCCATAAAGACCGCGGTATAGGCTGCTTATGCAGCTCCTGAAAATCTCGGCTAGGCAATGTCCCAGCGGTTAAAAACAGGGTGGCTTTGACTAGACCATGGGTCAAGGCATAGAATCCACCGACGGCAGGGGCAGCCAAGATAAACCCAAGCTGTGAAATGGTACTCTGGGCCAAGAGCCGTTTCGTATCTTGCTCGAAGAGGGCCAGACTAATGCCCAAAAAGGCTGTACCCACCCCAAATAGGGTGATGATGGGAGCGACTTCCTCCACCATTAAGGCCATGCGAGCCAGGGGGAAAACTCCCGTTTTGACAACAACGCCTGAGAGTAAGGCCGACACCGGAGTCTCGGACTCAGAGTGGGTTAAGGGTAGCCATAAACCAGAGACAAAGACGCCTCCTTTGGTCAGCAGTCCCATAAAAATCAAGGCGAGGGCTTCTGGCGGTGCTCCTTTTAAGCCGGTATAGGCAAAGGAGTGGTTGGCCTGATACACCAACACAGCGCCCACCAAATAAAACAGCATGGCCGTGTTGCTGATAAATAAGTAGCGCAAGGCCACCCAAATCGTCCGATTCGTACGCGGGTAAGACACCAGCAAGAAAGCGGCAATCCCAATGACCTCTAAGGCCACATATAAGCTAATGAAGTCAGCACAGATAAAGACAGCATTGACGCTGCCATGCAAAATGATGGTTTGGGTATAGAAAAAAGCGGATTTTCCCGTACCCCAGCAATAACAAATGACGGCAGCTGTCACCAAGGCATTGGTCAAGATAAAGTAGCCACTGAGACTATCAATCCTGAGGGTGACCCCAAAGCTGTCCATCAGCTGCAGCGTTAATGGGGCTGGCTCCATAAAAACCCGGGCAGCATAACTGGCAGACACCAAGGTCATAGCCAATGCTAAGTATCGATCCAGTTTAGGGATCAGATATCCTACAAACCCGACAAAAAACGGCAGGGCAATCCAAACGATCGTAAGGGTATTCATGGTGTGTAAGTCTTTTCAATCTCGCGGCTTTCCAAGGTGGGATTGTCGCGCGAGAGCTTCATCACCCCCACCAACATCAAGGCCTGCACTGAAAAGCCAATCACAATTGCTGTCAAAATCACGGCTTGGGGAACGGGATCGGCATAGGCTCCCTGATGGGTATCTGTGATGATCGGGGTGAATAACCCTTGACGAGCTGAGATCTTGACGTAATAGGCGATCACGCCTGTACTCATCACATCCATGGCAATAATTTTCATCATCAGATTTTCTTTGAGGATGATGCCAAAAAAGCCACAGAGAATCGTCGCAAATATAAACGCTTCTAACATGGTGATTTAAAAAGGATTAGTAAAAAAGGGGGTCCGAGGATTTATGAGAGAGAGTTGCGATGGCCACAGGCCGGTCGGAGACCATCGCAGCCATCCTCATCAATTAGTTGTTCGTTGCCGGAGACTCAATGGCGATGGCACCGCTTTTAAACGCCACCCGTAACAACGGTGGGGCCACAAAGGTCGTCAGAATCACCATCGTAATAATCGCAGCTTCCAAGGGCTTATCCAAAACACCACTCGCAGAACCAATGCCAGCAAAGACCAAGCCCACTTCTCCTCGGGGAATCATGCCGACGCCAATCGCAAATCGATTAATGCCAGGTTGCCCCACAACGGTCCAGCCAGTGATGAGCTTACCGATCATTGCCACCACAATTAAGAAGGCGGCAATCACGAGACCTTCTCGATTCTCAGGAATGGCAGGATTCAAAACGCTTAAGTCTGCTTTTGCCCCCACGGTGACAAAGAAAATCGGGACGAAAATATCGGCAATGGGAATCACCTGTTGATCTAGCTCTTTGCGCTTATCGGTTTCATCTAGCACCAAGCCAGCGGCAAAGGCACCCAAAATCGCTTCTAGATGAATCGCATTGGCAAGGAAAGCCATGATAAAAGCAAAACTCAGGGCAGGAATCACTAGCTTTCCGCGGGTCTGCAGCTGATCGGCAATGGTCACAAAGGCTTGATTGAAGAATCGGCCTAAGAAGATGGAACCCACGAGAAACAGGGTGGCACTACCAATCAAATACAGAACATTAACAACATCCACTTCGCCTGTTTTAGCCAAGCTGGCGACCACAGCCAGGACGATAATGCCTAACACATCATCAATAATGGCAGCCCCAACAATGATTTGGCCTTCCTTAGACTTGAGATAACCTAATTCAGACAAGACTTTAGAGGTAATCCCAATGCTGGTTGCCGTTAACGCTGCCCCGGCAAAGATCGCTGGAATCGTCGGCATATGAAACAGGAAAATCAATCCGGCTGTCCCGGCAGTAAAGGGGGCAACAACGCCCACAATCGCCACCAAAACGGCCTGATACCCTACTTCTGTTAACTCTCTAAGATCAGACTCCAAGCCAATCTCAAATAATAGAATAATCACCCCCAGCTCAGATAAAATCTCAATGATTTCGCTCTGGCTTTCAAAAATTGAGGTAATCGATTCAGCACTGAGATTGCCACCAATAAACTGCAGAATGGGCATCAAGGCCGAATCAGCGGCAACGGTTCCATTTTCAGCAAAGACCAACAGGTGAAGAGCCGAGGCCCCAATGGCCACGCCTCCGACTAGTTCTCCTAAAACAGGAGGTAGATTTAAAAGCTGAGATAGCTCACCGCCCAGCTTACTGGCCAGATAAATGACCACCAGAGTGAGCAAGACACCTGAGAGAATCAGGGGAGCTTCATCTGCATTAGCCGTTGCGATTAGCCAGGGCTGAGAGATGCCCCCTTGGAGGAGCGGTGACATTGATAAAGTATCTACGAATGTGTTCATATCTAAAATTCAAGTCAAACAATTACGTCAAAGCAGAAAGACATTCTTCGATTCGCTTAAAAGTTAGTGTCCCGATTTATTCGCCTTACATCAGAAAAAAATGCCATTCTGAAAGCATTACTAAATAAAGGTTTTAGAAAATCACTTACAGCGGATCGCAGGTTGGTAGGGGACATATTCAATCTTGGAGCATTTACTGATCAAGCTTTTTAAGAGTTGTGGCTGTCCCCCATCTACATGAAAACCGCTGTAATTGCCCTCTTAGCAATGGCTAGTAAATCGAGACACTAACTGAATTCTTATAGATCTAAAATTTTGTGAGAACGAGCGTCGTTTAGATTCAACAGCCGTCCGGCCCACAAAACTTGTACGAGCTCAGTACCTCCGCGTTACAGAGATAGGCGATGCCCGAATAATCATCGAAAAACTGCGCTGCGACCTCATCCGAAATCTTTAGGGCCATCTCCCGAGTTTCGGCGATCACCTCTAACTTTATATTCGAGAAGGTATCGGAAATGCTGGGTTGTCCCGACGAGCGCACGTTACGACTTCCCTTACCGCCAGCGTCTACCACTGTATAACCAGTCGCACCGACTTCTTCGATGATCTTGGCGATCTTTTTCAGCAGTAACTTTTCAGTGACGATGACGAGCTTAGTAGCTGGCTTGGCCATGTGGGTTACCTCTTGTGTGAATTCAATAAACTACATAGAAACTCAGGAAAACGCTAGAGCTGAGTGCTATCACCTTGATCTAGCCTTGGTGTGGGTTGCCGGGTCAGGGGAGTACCGACAAACCGCGACCCGGCTAGGATCAGCTACCTCCCATCAGGGCTTGGGCAAGCCCGATGTAGAGCGGTATTCCCAAGGCAAGCGCAACTGGCGTGCCGACGGCTGTGGATGAGCCGATATAGGCGGAGGGATTAGCTGACGGAATGCCAGCTCTTAAGGTAGGCGGCCCTGAGATATCTGAACTTGAGGCAGCGATGACGGCCAGGATTACGCAGCCACCAGGGCTAAATCCCGTAGTGTAGTGGGCAATCATACCGAAACCAAAGGCGATGAGCCCATGAAGTAGTGGGGCTATTGCAGCATAGAGGGCGTACCACTGGCCCACCTTGCGTAGCTCACCAATCCTTGCCGTGGCCTCCATACCCATGACCAGCATCAGTATCGAAAGCAGGCCGCGGAAGAGGGGATTGAAGAAGCTCTCATAGACACTTTCTGGTCGGGTTAGTATACCTAGGGCAAGGCCGAGTAGCAGTGCCGATAGGGCAGAACCCTGAAGACTTTCCTTGACGATGGGCCATATCTTAACCCGCTTGGTGGTACGCTGCTTGCGGCGATACTCGACTGCGGTACCGCCCTGGTTACCGAGATACTCCTGCTTGCTAAGAACCTCGTCTGCGGTATCGTACTGCTTGCTGATATAAACGCTAGCCAAGACGATCGCAGTCACGAGAGCTGGGATATCCATGAAGGGATAGAGGGCAGCGGCCCAGGGTTCATATTGGATGCCTTCCGTTTCCATTAGGGTCAGGGCAGCGGCGAGGGTAGAGCCACTCACGGCACCAAACAAGCCCGCGGTCGCGATCGCATCCACGGTTTTAACATTCGGCATCTTGGCCAAGGTGTAGCGTCCGATGAACACGATTAGAATCCCCACGACCATGGCGAATACTGCAGGCAACAGCATCTCCGCCAGATTGGCATTGCGGATCGCAATACCGCCGCTCAGGCCAACTTTTAAGAGCAGCATGAAGACGATGAACTTATAGATCGCATCTGGAATTTGCAGGCGGCTATTGACGGCGGCAACGACCATACCACCAATCAGAAAGCCGAGGGTTGGAGACTGCAACTTCGCCAGGAAGAGTGTCATGAAATCGGACAAAAAATCCACGTTGAATTCCTCCTTAATCAGAAAAAATTTGAAGAAAGTAAGAGTGAAGCAATTCACCCTTAAAACACAGGAATTAAGCGAGAACCTGTCAACAGAGTGTCCAGAGATGGCCGTTCTCTAGAACAGGGCAGGGAGGCAAGCTGTCCTGAAACATATTGAATAGATAAATATCTATCAATAGATCTTCTTGTATGTACTAAAGTCTATCTTAAAATGTGTCCTAATTTGCACTGGACAACACAAAATGGCAATACGATGTCAAATACAAATTATAAATTTTTCTTATATTTAACTAATTTCAATATATGTCTAGCTAATGTAAATCGCGATCACAGCTTTTTCTTCGTTGCTGCTTTTCACCAAGGGCTGTAATTGCTTGCACTCTCCCCATTACGTTGGATTACACCTTCGATGGCTGTAGAGCTCAGTGCTAGTGCCTGAAACGGCGCATACCTTCTATAGATCTACAGATAAAGATCCGTGATTAGCTAGGCAGCTTGTGTACCCAAGGTTTTGCAATATTTGCCCATTAAGACAGTAATTTCATTGGGAGTCTGACTAAAGTACAGTAGCCCCTCATCGACCTGCTGAACTAAGTCATCCCTAGTGGTCATAAGTTGGTGTAAAGCCTGAAAACTTTTAAGGGCCTTGCTTTTTATTGAGCATTGCCTTGTATTGGTATCTGGATAAGTATTATAGGAAGTTAGAAGATTCTGATCCCTTCGTTGTTCTATATGGTCAACCCCATACCGAAAATGAATTGGATGCTTATCTATAGGGGAAAGGAGCCAATTTTTAAGGCTTCCCCGCCAAGATAATTCTTACACCGACTTATGACCACTAGGGGTGAATCTTAAAGCCGGAGATTACGTCACTGCAGGCCAACTCATTGGCTACAGCGGCAATTCAGACTGGAGTTCTGGTCCTCATTTGCATGTTAAATTGCAGAAGCCTAGCCAAAGACAGCATTTTACAAAAACAGTACCCTTTGCTATTTCAGGAACTTGTAAAGAAGAACCATTCGCTCAGAAATGATAGGGCTGTTGTCAGACTGCATTAAGAAGTTTTTCTTGGCAAATTGATATTATTCGGTGTGAAATCTTCATCTATTCTCTGAAGACTTCTTCATCTATCTTTAATTTTTTGAAAAATAGGTATCATCACTGAGGTTATAGCACGAATTTAATGAGATCAAGACGGATGAAGTAGTTAGTATCACTGACTTAATACTGATAATTTAACAAGATTAAAACAGTGAAGTACGTATAATTTCGGGCAAATATTTTGCTCCAATACGTTATACCTAAAGGGCACTCCGAAAAACAGATTTTCTTAAGAATTAGACACTGTGCAACTCTTGCAAAACGGTTGCCCCCTCACATTAGTACTTAACTATTTGCCATCAAGAATAATTTTTTCGAGGTGCCCTCAAGATATTTAAGCAGAATCAGGGTGGATATCGATGCAGATGGGCGGAACTCAAATATTGATGATTGAGGATGATGATCAAGATGTAGAGATTGTCAGGGAATTGCTGGATGTTAAACATAATTCAGTCACCCTTCAGCATAGTCGGACACTATCTTCTGGTATAAAGTTACTCAATGAATTCAATACCATTGATGTGGTTCTACTGGATCTATCCTTAACGGATACCCAAGGGTTAAGCACATTCCATCGGGTACATCAAGCCTTTCCGACCTTACCTTTGATTATTCTCAGCGGCAATGCAGACGAGACAATTGCCCTTGAAGCGATGCAGGAAGGGGCTCAAGACTATCTTGTTAAAGGCCGCTTTAATAGCACGCTTCTAGCTCGCACTATTCAATACGCATTAGAGAGACAAAAACAGCAATTAGAGTTGCAGTACAAGAACTTGGCTTTACAGGCTCTATCAGAACAGCTAGAAATTGCGAATCATGAGTTAGAGCATTTAGCTACCTTCGATGGGTTAACCAGAGTTAATAATCGACGCAAGTTTGATCAAGTCTTTCAAGCTGAGTGGCAACGCCTCATGCGAGAAGGGCGGCCTTTATCCTTGATTCTATGCGATGTCGATCACTTTAAGGCCTATAACGATACCCATGGCCACCCAGCAGGAGATCGCTGTTTACAGCAAGTAGCAAGAGCCATTGCTAAGGTTGCCAAGCGACCAGCAGACTGTGTGGCTCGGTATGGCGGGGAAGAATTTGTGGTGGTGTTACCCAACACAGATCGCTCTGGAGCAGTGCATGTCGCTGAGGCCATCAGAGCAGAAATTGGGGCACTCCAATTACCTCATGAGGCGTCTTCAGTGGGTAGTTACATCAGTCTTAGCTTTGGGGTGGCGAGCCTGATTCCTAATGAGGATGTTGCTCCCGCTCTACTGATTGAAGCAGCAGATCAAGCCTTGTATGCTGCCAAAGAACACGGTCGAAATCGAGTATACTCCCATGCTGTTGATTGTCTAGATCCAGCTTTGGACGCTAGCGATACTCAACGATGGGTGAACAGATTACAACTCGCTTTGGACAAAGATCACTTTCGGCTTTATGCCCAGCCTATCCAGCGACTCAATTCCAGTTCTGACAAGCAATATTTTGAGATTTTACTCCGACTATGGGAACAACCCGGTGTCATTAGTTCACCGGGTTTATTTCTACCCATGGCTGAACAATATGACTTTATGACCCGGATTGACCATTGGGTCATTGATCACTTATTTGCCGATCTGCATGAGATTAAAGGAATCATGCAGCATGATGCTCAGTTCTTTATCAATTTATCTAGTAGTAGCTGTAGGAACAACGAACTATTACATTTTTTGAGTCAGAGATTAGTTCACCATGACTTACAGGCGGAACAATTTTGTTTTGAAATCACAGAAACGGTGGCTAGCAATCATATTTCTGCAGCCGCTGAGTTAAGTCGTGGCCTCAAAGATATAGGCTGCAAGGTTGCTTTAGATGACTTTGGCAATGGTCTATCTTCGTTCTTACACCTCAAATCAATCCCGGCAGATTATGTAAAAATTGACGGCTCATTTGTCAAAGATATAGCTGTTGATCCAGTTTCGATTGAGATTGTTGGGGCCGTTCATCGGATAGCTAAAAGAATGGGGTTGGAGACTATTGCTGAATATGTAGAATCCCAAGCCATTCTTGACTCAGTTTCAAGTTTAGGAATCGACTATGCCCAAGGCCATTATTATGACCCAGCTCAACCACTGATTGACACTTTAGTGAATTACCAATCCATTCCATATCGCCAATCGATCAATAACTAATCAAATGCATCCATGCATTTACGGGGGGATCCATGCAAGTAGCTAGTACGCAGATATTAATGATCGAGGATGACGATCAAGATGTTGAGATGGTTCAGCATTTTCTTGATGATATGCCCATAGTACCGTTTACTCTCAAACACAGAAATACTCTGTCAGGGGGGATTAATATGCTTCAAGATAGTGAAGCCATTGATCTCATTCTGCTGGATCTATCCTTGCCTGATGCTCATGGCTTAGATACTTTTCATCAAGTACATCAAGCTTTTCCTCAAAAGCCGCTCATTATCCTAAGTGGCAATTCAGATCCAACAGTAGCCGATGAAGCCTTGCAAGAGGGAGCCCAAGATTTCCTCGTTAAAGGGGACTTTGATAGCACTTCTCTCTGCTTCTCTATTCAACATGCTTTAGAACTTCAAAAGCATCGAGTTGAGCTAGAGCTTCAGGACACCACCATCAATGCCTTATCAAAACAGTTGGAGATCGCCAGAAGAGAAATTGAAAAACTGGCAACCCTAGACTCTCTGACCAGCGTACTGAATAGAAATGGCTTTGATGAAGTCTGTTTGTCAGAATGGAAACGACTTCAGCGAGAACAGAAACGATTGTCCCTGATCCTATGCGAGATAGACCCTATAGAAGGAAAAAACAATTGCCCCTCTCAAGCCTGGAAAGATAATTGTTTGCAGCAAATTGCAAAGGCAATGACCAAAGTGGCCAAGCGTCCTGGAGATTGTGTCGCTAGATGTAGCGAAAATCAGTTTGCTATCCTCTTACCCCATACCGATATCCTTGGGGCTACATTGATCGCTGAATCCATTAGAACTGAAATCCATGGGCTCAGCATGAATTATTCCTCAGGCTTACATTGCCTACCGATCACCTTGAGTTACGGAGTCACCAGCCATATTCCCACTACTAATGATTCTCCTTCATTGTTGTTAGAAGCGGCGAATCAAGCTTTAGCTGGAGCGAGGAGACAAGGTCAAAACCGAGTATTTTGGCAAACTATTGGTGATGTTAATACCGATCTATACACTTATCAAACTTTGTATTGGGTTGGCAGACTCCATCAGGCCCTGCTGTCCGATCAGTTTCAGCTATACGCTCAACCGATTCATTCCCTCAAGGGTCAACCAGAAATCAAGGGATATGAAATACTGCTACGCTTAAACGACCAGCAAGGAATTTCTTCCCCTGGAATGTTTTTACCAATGGTAAAACAGTATGACTTTATGACCCAGATTGATCAGTGGGTGATTGAGCACCTGCTACGAGCGCTTTCAAAAAGGCAAGCCAAGAATCAAGATAAATCCTCATTCTTCATCACTCTATCTGCTGCTACTTGTAAAAGCGGAAGAATCTCTGATTATATCCAGCAGCAATTAAGCAGATATGATTTTCCTGCTGAACGGGTTACTTTCCTCATCTCAGAAACCACTGCATTGAAGCATCTATCCAAAACAACAACCCTGTGCAACTCACTTAAAGCTTTGGGCTGTCACATCGCATTGAATGATTGCGGGAGTGATATCTCAGCCTTTAGCCAACTAAGGACGATTGGGGCAAATTACGTGAAAATTGATGGCAGTTTAGTCGAAGGCATCACCACTGATCCTGTCATTCAAGAAATTGTGGCATCGATACAGGAAGTAGCCAAAGTCATGAAGATGCAAACAATTGCTGAGCAGGTTGAATCATATTCCACCCTTAAAGCACTATCAGAATTAGGGATAGATTATGCTCAAGGACATTGTTATGAACGAGCAACACCACTCAAACAAATCCTAACGTAATTTCTTTTCTTACTAAGAACTCTCCCTTCGTCAATGAAAAGTGAGACATCAATAGAGCAATCAATTTTTTATCCATAAAAACTAACCACGTTGTTTAGCAGCATCCCTGTTGATTGGACGGAAGGTGGAACTTCTGCATTCCTCTGGTTTGCCAGGAACTGCTTCCAAGCCGCAGTAATAGTGGAAGGTGCAACACCAACAAGCATTGCTAACAAGTTATTTGGAATTCTTTGGATCTCTTCCAGACTGAACTGTTGGCTAAACATTACTAATATAGCGATTCCCCTATTGAGGGGGGAGCTGATCTCACAGATTTCCTTTAATTGTTCAATGTTCTTTATCCGATTCTGAAAAGCACTGAAGCGCATCTCGTCAGTTTTAGGAATTTCATATTCAACTGCTCCTAATACATGGATACTGATACATTCTGGGTCAAATGGACCTCCAATAGCTGCACCAGGGCCAATGTACTCTGCATAGTATTTCTTTTGGAGAATAACACCTGTTTGTTGATGATTCACAATCGACCATAGATGTCCGTTCTGTAGGATTTCAATAGATAGATGCTCTCGCATATTTGGAGAAGCTACTTTATGTTGTGACATAAGTGAAATAAATGAATAAATGCTAGAAATATGAATTTTTAGGAGTAAGATACTTTGACTATTATCATCAGAGTTATATTTATTCTAGTAAAGATTAGAATAGGATATTACTTGTCTGTTCAATGTATCTATAGCCATCATAATATTTGACTATTATTTTTTCATCCGTAATAATACGGCAAAATAAATTTTTAATTAATATATAATTCAGTACTAATAAGCTCTATACAAAGTATACATATGAATAGTATGAAAGCCTTTACTGTTGCTTAAGTGCAGCTATTTAATGGATTATTTTGTGATATTTATAACTTATACATCGCAATAGATTTATGCTTGTCGTTACCTGACAGAAGTCTTTCTATGAGTTTAAAAAATCTTAGACTAAATACAATTTTTACAACTAGACTAGATTGAAGATCTACATCTGAATAGGTTGGAAAAAGTGAAGGCAATTGCGACCTTGTTCCTTGGCCATATATAGAGATTGATCTGCCAGTTCAATTAATTGAGAGGGAGCGATTTCTTTCTTTGGAATAACACTGGCTACCCCTAAACTGAGACTAATCCAATGACCCACTGAGGAAGATATATGAGGAATATGGAGTGCTTCAATTTCTGCTCTGATGGCCTCTGCAACATGGACAGCCCCCGATTGATCTGTGTTAGGTAACACTACTGCAAATTCTTCC from the Acaryochloris marina S15 genome contains:
- a CDS encoding cation:proton antiporter; translated protein: MNTLTIVWIALPFFVGFVGYLIPKLDRYLALAMTLVSASYAARVFMEPAPLTLQLMDSFGVTLRIDSLSGYFILTNALVTAAVICYCWGTGKSAFFYTQTIILHGSVNAVFICADFISLYVALEVIGIAAFLLVSYPRTNRTIWVALRYLFISNTAMLFYLVGAVLVYQANHSFAYTGLKGAPPEALALIFMGLLTKGGVFVSGLWLPLTHSESETPVSALLSGVVVKTGVFPLARMALMVEEVAPIITLFGVGTAFLGISLALFEQDTKRLLAQSTISQLGFILAAPAVGGFYALTHGLVKATLFLTAGTLPSRDFQELHKQPIPRSLWLVLVMASCSISGIPLWSGFASKALTLKSVLPWQMIALNIATVGTIATFAKFIFLPHQSEAKPVRTGFWVAVLLLLGVLLAANGIYYQAYTVANIGKALAKVGLGWSVYWLVIRRVVLKLPRVQEQLEHLIGGMSLMLVLLFWMVLA
- a CDS encoding cation:proton antiporter subunit C, encoding MLEAFIFATILCGFFGIILKENLMMKIIAMDVMSTGVIAYYVKISARQGLFTPIITDTHQGAYADPVPQAVILTAIVIGFSVQALMLVGVMKLSRDNPTLESREIEKTYTP
- a CDS encoding cation:proton antiporter codes for the protein MSPLLQGGISQPWLIATANADEAPLILSGVLLTLVVIYLASKLGGELSQLLNLPPVLGELVGGVAIGASALHLLVFAENGTVAADSALMPILQFIGGNLSAESITSIFESQSEIIEILSELGVIILLFEIGLESDLRELTEVGYQAVLVAIVGVVAPFTAGTAGLIFLFHMPTIPAIFAGAALTATSIGITSKVLSELGYLKSKEGQIIVGAAIIDDVLGIIVLAVVASLAKTGEVDVVNVLYLIGSATLFLVGSIFLGRFFNQAFVTIADQLQTRGKLVIPALSFAFIMAFLANAIHLEAILGAFAAGLVLDETDKRKELDQQVIPIADIFVPIFFVTVGAKADLSVLNPAIPENREGLVIAAFLIVVAMIGKLITGWTVVGQPGINRFAIGVGMIPRGEVGLVFAGIGSASGVLDKPLEAAIITMVILTTFVAPPLLRVAFKSGAIAIESPATNN
- a CDS encoding P-II family nitrogen regulator, translating into MAKPATKLVIVTEKLLLKKIAKIIEEVGATGYTVVDAGGKGSRNVRSSGQPSISDTFSNIKLEVIAETREMALKISDEVAAQFFDDYSGIAYLCNAEVLSSYKFCGPDGC
- a CDS encoding sodium-dependent bicarbonate transport family permease, yielding MDFLSDFMTLFLAKLQSPTLGFLIGGMVVAAVNSRLQIPDAIYKFIVFMLLLKVGLSGGIAIRNANLAEMLLPAVFAMVVGILIVFIGRYTLAKMPNVKTVDAIATAGLFGAVSGSTLAAALTLMETEGIQYEPWAAALYPFMDIPALVTAIVLASVYISKQYDTADEVLSKQEYLGNQGGTAVEYRRKQRTTKRVKIWPIVKESLQGSALSALLLGLALGILTRPESVYESFFNPLFRGLLSILMLVMGMEATARIGELRKVGQWYALYAAIAPLLHGLIAFGFGMIAHYTTGFSPGGCVILAVIAASSSDISGPPTLRAGIPSANPSAYIGSSTAVGTPVALALGIPLYIGLAQALMGGS
- a CDS encoding M23 family metallopeptidase; its protein translation is MNLKAGDYVTAGQLIGYSGNSDWSSGPHLHVKLQKPSQRQHFTKTVPFAISGTCKEEPFAQK
- a CDS encoding bifunctional diguanylate cyclase/phosphodiesterase; translation: MQMGGTQILMIEDDDQDVEIVRELLDVKHNSVTLQHSRTLSSGIKLLNEFNTIDVVLLDLSLTDTQGLSTFHRVHQAFPTLPLIILSGNADETIALEAMQEGAQDYLVKGRFNSTLLARTIQYALERQKQQLELQYKNLALQALSEQLEIANHELEHLATFDGLTRVNNRRKFDQVFQAEWQRLMREGRPLSLILCDVDHFKAYNDTHGHPAGDRCLQQVARAIAKVAKRPADCVARYGGEEFVVVLPNTDRSGAVHVAEAIRAEIGALQLPHEASSVGSYISLSFGVASLIPNEDVAPALLIEAADQALYAAKEHGRNRVYSHAVDCLDPALDASDTQRWVNRLQLALDKDHFRLYAQPIQRLNSSSDKQYFEILLRLWEQPGVISSPGLFLPMAEQYDFMTRIDHWVIDHLFADLHEIKGIMQHDAQFFINLSSSSCRNNELLHFLSQRLVHHDLQAEQFCFEITETVASNHISAAAELSRGLKDIGCKVALDDFGNGLSSFLHLKSIPADYVKIDGSFVKDIAVDPVSIEIVGAVHRIAKRMGLETIAEYVESQAILDSVSSLGIDYAQGHYYDPAQPLIDTLVNYQSIPYRQSINN
- a CDS encoding EAL domain-containing protein, with amino-acid sequence MQVASTQILMIEDDDQDVEMVQHFLDDMPIVPFTLKHRNTLSGGINMLQDSEAIDLILLDLSLPDAHGLDTFHQVHQAFPQKPLIILSGNSDPTVADEALQEGAQDFLVKGDFDSTSLCFSIQHALELQKHRVELELQDTTINALSKQLEIARREIEKLATLDSLTSVLNRNGFDEVCLSEWKRLQREQKRLSLILCEIDPIEGKNNCPSQAWKDNCLQQIAKAMTKVAKRPGDCVARCSENQFAILLPHTDILGATLIAESIRTEIHGLSMNYSSGLHCLPITLSYGVTSHIPTTNDSPSLLLEAANQALAGARRQGQNRVFWQTIGDVNTDLYTYQTLYWVGRLHQALLSDQFQLYAQPIHSLKGQPEIKGYEILLRLNDQQGISSPGMFLPMVKQYDFMTQIDQWVIEHLLRALSKRQAKNQDKSSFFITLSAATCKSGRISDYIQQQLSRYDFPAERVTFLISETTALKHLSKTTTLCNSLKALGCHIALNDCGSDISAFSQLRTIGANYVKIDGSLVEGITTDPVIQEIVASIQEVAKVMKMQTIAEQVESYSTLKALSELGIDYAQGHCYERATPLKQILT